The Tenacibaculum sp. MAR_2010_89 genome has a window encoding:
- a CDS encoding sulfite exporter TauE/SafE family protein, with amino-acid sequence MLLSAIILGLLGSFHCIGMCGPIAFMLPIDRTNKVKQFFQITSYHFGRTLTYSLMGLLFGLLGKSFYFFGFQQQLSIIVGLLMILIVLLPKIARKITIFSKPINKLIFKVKSALGNELKKKGNDTFFTIGFLNGFLPCGLVYMAVFGALTTSNALEGSLYMFLFGLGTIPLMTTVVYIGNFANVSIRQKIQKAIPYVVASIGVLFILRGLGLGIPYISPSELVSTISETAKGCH; translated from the coding sequence ATGTTATTATCAGCTATTATATTAGGATTATTAGGTAGTTTCCACTGCATTGGAATGTGTGGTCCTATAGCTTTTATGTTACCTATAGATAGGACTAATAAAGTAAAACAATTTTTTCAAATTACGAGTTATCATTTTGGAAGAACTCTTACCTATAGCTTAATGGGACTTCTTTTCGGATTGCTCGGAAAAAGTTTTTATTTCTTTGGCTTTCAACAACAATTATCAATCATTGTAGGGCTTTTAATGATATTAATTGTATTGCTTCCTAAAATAGCACGCAAAATCACAATTTTTTCTAAACCAATTAACAAATTAATATTTAAAGTAAAATCAGCTTTAGGAAATGAGTTAAAAAAGAAAGGAAATGATACATTTTTTACCATAGGTTTTCTTAATGGGTTTCTTCCATGTGGTTTAGTTTATATGGCTGTATTTGGTGCTTTAACAACATCTAATGCTTTAGAAGGAAGTTTATATATGTTTTTATTCGGTTTAGGCACAATTCCTTTAATGACGACAGTTGTATATATTGGTAATTTTGCAAATGTTTCAATTAGACAAAAAATTCAAAAAGCAATTCCTTATGTTGTTGCTTCGATAGGTGTTTTATTTATACTTCGTGGCCTAGGTTTAGGCATTCCATACATCTCTCCAAGTGAGTTAGTTTCTACAATTAGTGAAACAGCAAAAGGTTGCCATTAA
- a CDS encoding universal stress protein translates to MKRIIVPIDFSIYSENALKSAAYLAKKTQC, encoded by the coding sequence ATGAAAAGAATAATTGTTCCTATTGATTTTTCAATCTATTCTGAAAACGCATTAAAATCTGCCGCCTATTTAGCAAAAAAAACACAATGCTGA
- a CDS encoding universal stress protein has translation MLELSNAIASQSESYAQQETIFYYKLAERKFSDFLNKEYLNSVKVTPVIKHFKIFSELDQLSREENADLIIMGSRGTSGLKEMFIGSNTEKVIRYANVPVLVIKEKPIETDLKTAVFACDFSDDDIKPYQEAKAFFSALNCDLKLTYVTTPTSNFKSTKEINDKVSKFINKTHEAIDSFNNIKIIADYSIEEGVLYYANTIDADVLVLATHGRKGIAHFFEGSISEDIANHSTLPVITFKI, from the coding sequence ATGCTTGAGCTTTCTAATGCTATAGCTTCACAATCAGAATCATATGCACAACAAGAAACTATATTTTACTATAAACTAGCTGAAAGAAAATTTTCAGATTTTTTAAATAAAGAGTATTTAAACTCAGTGAAAGTAACACCAGTAATTAAACATTTCAAAATATTTAGTGAATTAGATCAACTATCAAGAGAAGAAAATGCTGATTTAATTATTATGGGATCACGTGGCACAAGTGGCTTAAAAGAAATGTTTATTGGCTCTAACACGGAAAAAGTAATACGTTATGCAAACGTTCCTGTATTAGTTATTAAAGAAAAACCTATTGAAACAGATTTAAAAACGGCTGTTTTTGCTTGTGATTTCTCTGATGATGATATTAAACCATATCAAGAAGCAAAGGCTTTCTTTAGTGCTTTGAACTGTGATTTAAAATTAACTTATGTAACTACACCAACATCCAATTTTAAAAGTACTAAAGAAATTAATGACAAAGTAAGTAAATTCATTAATAAAACACATGAAGCAATAGACTCATTTAATAACATTAAAATTATTGCTGATTACTCGATTGAAGAAGGTGTTTTATATTATGCAAATACTATTGATGCAGATGTATTAGTTTTAGCTACCCACGGTAGAAAAGGAATTGCACACTTTTTTGAAGGTAGTATATCCGAAGATATTGCCAACCACAGTACATTACCTGTGATTACTTTTAAAATATAA
- a CDS encoding DUF3467 domain-containing protein translates to MDENNNDPQLNIELDQDIAEGTYSNLAIINHSVSEFIVDFINIMPGVPKAKVKSRIILTPQHAKRLTKALAENIRKFEQAHGEIKDYEQPPIPMNFGGTTGEA, encoded by the coding sequence ATGGACGAAAATAACAATGACCCACAATTAAATATTGAATTAGATCAAGATATAGCTGAAGGAACGTATAGTAATTTAGCAATCATCAATCATTCAGTTTCTGAGTTTATAGTTGATTTTATAAATATTATGCCTGGTGTACCTAAGGCAAAAGTAAAATCGAGAATTATTTTAACACCACAACATGCTAAAAGACTTACAAAGGCATTAGCTGAAAATATTCGTAAGTTTGAACAAGCTCATGGTGAAATTAAAGATTATGAACAACCCCCTATTCCTATGAATTTTGGAGGTACAACTGGAGAAGCATAA
- the rpoC gene encoding DNA-directed RNA polymerase subunit beta': MARKNEKYTVKKFNKISIGLASPESILEASRGEVLKPETINYRTHKPERDGLFCERIFGPVKDYECACGKYKRIRYKGIVCDRCGVEVTEKKVRRDRVGHINLVVPVAHIWYFRSLPNKMGYLLGLPSKKLDMIIYYERYVVIQPGIAKNSEGEPLQKMDFLTEEEYLDIADELPQDNMYLEDSDPNKFIAKMGADCLIDLLERIDLDTLSYELRHKANTETSKQRKNEALKRLNVVEAFRDSQKNRENKPEWMIMKAVPVIPPELRPLVPLDGGRFATSDLNDLYRRVIIRNNRLKRLMEIKAPEVILRNEKRMLQESVDSLFDNTRKASAVKTESNRPLKSLSDSLKGKQGRFRQNLLGKRVDYSARSVIVVGPELRLFECGLPKDMAAELYKPFVIRKLIERGIVKTVKSAKKIIDRKEPVVWDILENVIKGHPVLLNRAPTLHRLGIQAFQPKLIEGKAIRLHPLACSAFNADFDGDQMAVHLPLGPEAILEAQLLMLGSHNILNPANGAPITVPSQDMVLGLYYMTKERKSTPEVPIKGEGLTFYSPEEVIIALNEERVDLNAGIKVRTHDVVDGEHVTRIIATTVGRVLFNEKVPKAAGYINDVLTKKSLRGVISGILKVTDIPSVGNFLDEIKNMGYKYAFEGGLSFSLGDIIIPAEKQSMIAEANKEVDGIIMNYNMGMLTQKERYNQVIDIWGRTNNQLTELSMKRLREDQQGFNSVFMMLDSGARGSKEQIRQLTGMRGLMAKPKKSTAGGGEIIENPILSNFKEGLSILEYFISTHGARKGLADTALKTADAGYLTRRLVDVSQDVIVNEDDCGTLRGLEVTPLKKNDEIVESLSDRISGRTALHDVFKPTTDEILIGAGELITPKLAEIIQESGIDRVEVRSALTCESQRGICAKCYGQSLSTGKKVQRGEAVGVIAAQSIGEPGTQLTLRTFHVGGVAGNISEDNKLIAKFEGKVSIDDLRTVKGKDNEGKEIEIVISRTAEIKITDKKTGITLSTNIIPYGSTIFNKERKDIKKGDVVCQWDPFNGVIVSEFGGRVKFDNLEQGINYSVEVDEQTGFQEKVMTDSKNKKIIASLIIEDADGNALRSYSLPVGAHLMVSDGDKVESGHTLVKIPRKSGKAGDITGGLPRVTELFEARNPSNPAVVAQIDGVVSFGKIKRGNREIIIESKTGEIKKYLIKLSNQILVQENDFIKAGMPLSDGATTPIDILNIKGPSAVQEYLVNEIQEVYRLQGVKINDKHFEVVVRQMMRKVRVIDSGDTLFLENQLIHKNDFIKQNDAIYGMKIVEEAGDSENLKAGQMISARQLRDENSLLRRSDKDLVVARDVQPATAEQVLQGITRASLQTKSFISAASFQETTKVLNEAAVNGKIDTLEGLKENVIVGKRIPAGTGMRSYDTQIVGPKDEIENSL; this comes from the coding sequence ATGGCAAGAAAAAACGAAAAATACACTGTTAAGAAGTTTAACAAAATTTCAATAGGTTTAGCATCACCAGAGTCTATTTTAGAGGCTTCTAGAGGTGAGGTTTTAAAACCAGAAACAATTAACTACCGTACTCATAAACCAGAAAGAGATGGTTTATTTTGTGAGCGTATCTTTGGTCCTGTAAAAGATTATGAGTGTGCGTGTGGTAAATATAAAAGAATACGATATAAAGGTATCGTATGTGACCGTTGTGGTGTAGAAGTAACTGAGAAAAAAGTTCGTAGAGATAGAGTAGGTCATATTAATTTAGTAGTACCAGTAGCACATATTTGGTACTTCAGATCATTACCTAACAAAATGGGATACCTTTTAGGGTTACCATCTAAGAAGTTAGATATGATTATTTACTACGAAAGATATGTAGTAATTCAGCCAGGTATCGCTAAAAATTCTGAAGGAGAGCCATTACAAAAAATGGATTTCTTAACTGAAGAAGAGTATTTAGACATTGCGGATGAACTTCCACAAGATAATATGTATTTAGAAGACTCTGACCCAAATAAGTTTATAGCTAAAATGGGAGCAGATTGTTTAATTGATTTATTAGAAAGAATCGATTTAGATACTTTATCTTATGAGTTACGTCATAAAGCAAATACTGAAACATCTAAACAACGTAAAAATGAAGCGTTAAAGCGTTTAAATGTTGTTGAAGCATTTAGAGATTCTCAAAAAAATAGAGAGAATAAACCTGAATGGATGATAATGAAGGCGGTACCAGTTATACCACCAGAATTACGTCCATTAGTACCTCTTGATGGAGGACGTTTTGCTACTTCTGATTTAAATGACTTATACCGTCGTGTAATTATCCGTAACAATCGTTTAAAACGATTAATGGAAATTAAAGCACCAGAAGTAATTTTACGTAATGAAAAACGTATGTTACAAGAATCAGTAGATTCATTATTTGATAACACACGTAAGGCATCAGCTGTAAAAACAGAATCTAACAGACCATTAAAATCATTATCTGATAGTTTAAAAGGTAAACAAGGACGTTTCCGTCAAAACTTATTAGGTAAGCGTGTTGATTATTCTGCGCGTTCTGTAATTGTTGTTGGACCTGAATTAAGATTATTTGAATGTGGTCTGCCAAAAGATATGGCAGCAGAATTATACAAGCCTTTTGTTATTCGTAAATTAATAGAAAGAGGAATTGTTAAGACTGTAAAATCTGCAAAGAAAATTATAGATAGAAAAGAACCTGTAGTTTGGGATATTTTAGAAAATGTAATTAAAGGACATCCAGTTTTACTAAACCGTGCTCCTACGTTACACCGTTTAGGTATTCAAGCATTCCAACCTAAATTAATTGAAGGAAAAGCAATTCGTTTACATCCACTTGCTTGTTCTGCCTTCAATGCCGATTTTGATGGTGATCAAATGGCGGTTCACTTACCATTAGGACCTGAAGCAATTTTAGAAGCTCAGTTATTAATGTTAGGTTCTCATAATATTTTGAATCCTGCAAATGGAGCACCTATTACGGTACCATCTCAGGATATGGTATTAGGTTTATACTACATGACTAAAGAAAGAAAGTCAACTCCTGAAGTGCCTATTAAAGGTGAAGGATTAACTTTCTATTCTCCGGAAGAAGTTATTATAGCTTTAAATGAAGAAAGAGTAGACTTAAATGCGGGAATTAAAGTTCGTACGCATGATGTTGTTGATGGTGAGCACGTAACTAGAATTATAGCAACTACAGTTGGTAGAGTTTTATTTAACGAAAAAGTACCAAAAGCTGCAGGATACATTAATGATGTATTAACTAAGAAGTCTTTAAGAGGTGTTATTAGTGGTATTTTAAAGGTAACTGATATTCCTTCTGTTGGTAATTTCTTAGATGAAATTAAAAATATGGGATATAAATACGCCTTCGAAGGTGGTTTATCTTTCTCATTAGGTGATATTATTATTCCTGCTGAAAAGCAATCTATGATTGCTGAAGCTAACAAAGAAGTTGATGGAATTATAATGAACTATAACATGGGTATGCTTACTCAGAAAGAACGTTATAATCAGGTAATTGATATTTGGGGTAGAACCAATAACCAATTAACTGAGTTGTCTATGAAACGTTTACGTGAAGACCAACAAGGATTTAATTCAGTATTTATGATGTTAGATTCTGGAGCGCGTGGATCTAAAGAACAGATTCGTCAGCTTACAGGTATGCGTGGATTAATGGCAAAACCTAAAAAATCTACAGCTGGAGGTGGAGAAATTATTGAGAATCCAATTCTTTCTAACTTTAAGGAAGGGTTATCAATTTTAGAATACTTTATCTCTACGCACGGGGCTCGTAAAGGTCTTGCGGATACGGCTCTAAAAACGGCCGATGCAGGTTACTTAACACGTCGTTTAGTAGATGTTTCTCAAGATGTAATTGTAAATGAAGATGATTGTGGTACATTAAGAGGATTAGAAGTTACTCCATTAAAGAAAAATGATGAAATAGTTGAATCATTAAGTGATAGAATTTCAGGACGTACTGCATTACATGATGTTTTCAAGCCAACTACTGATGAAATTTTAATTGGAGCTGGAGAATTAATTACTCCTAAGTTAGCTGAAATTATTCAAGAATCTGGTATTGATAGAGTTGAAGTTCGTTCAGCATTAACATGTGAATCTCAAAGAGGAATATGTGCTAAGTGTTACGGACAAAGTTTATCTACTGGTAAAAAAGTTCAAAGAGGTGAAGCAGTAGGAGTTATTGCAGCACAATCTATTGGAGAGCCGGGTACACAGTTAACATTACGTACGTTCCACGTTGGTGGGGTAGCAGGTAATATTTCTGAAGATAATAAGTTAATAGCTAAATTTGAAGGAAAAGTTTCTATTGATGATTTACGTACTGTAAAAGGTAAAGATAACGAAGGAAAAGAAATTGAAATCGTTATTTCACGTACAGCAGAAATTAAAATTACTGATAAGAAAACAGGAATTACTTTAAGTACAAATATTATCCCTTACGGATCTACTATCTTTAATAAAGAAAGAAAAGATATTAAGAAAGGTGATGTAGTTTGTCAATGGGATCCATTTAACGGTGTTATTGTTTCTGAATTTGGAGGTAGAGTTAAGTTTGATAACTTAGAACAAGGTATAAACTACTCTGTTGAAGTTGATGAGCAAACCGGTTTCCAAGAAAAAGTAATGACTGATTCTAAAAACAAAAAAATTATTGCTTCATTAATTATTGAAGATGCAGACGGTAATGCTTTACGTTCGTATAGTTTACCTGTAGGTGCACATTTAATGGTAAGTGATGGTGATAAAGTTGAGTCTGGTCATACTTTAGTTAAAATTCCACGTAAGTCTGGTAAAGCAGGGGATATTACAGGAGGTTTACCACGTGTAACTGAATTATTTGAAGCACGTAATCCATCTAATCCAGCTGTTGTAGCTCAAATTGATGGGGTAGTATCTTTCGGTAAAATTAAGAGAGGTAACCGTGAAATTATAATCGAGTCTAAAACTGGAGAAATTAAGAAATACTTAATTAAATTATCTAACCAGATTTTAGTTCAAGAGAATGACTTTATAAAAGCAGGTATGCCATTATCTGATGGAGCAACAACTCCTATAGATATTTTAAATATTAAAGGACCTTCAGCTGTTCAAGAATACTTAGTAAATGAAATACAAGAAGTATATCGTTTACAAGGGGTAAAGATTAACGATAAGCATTTTGAAGTAGTTGTACGTCAAATGATGCGTAAAGTTAGAGTTATCGATTCAGGTGATACTTTATTCTTAGAAAACCAATTAATTCATAAAAATGATTTCATTAAGCAGAATGATGCTATTTATGGAATGAAAATCGTTGAAGAAGCTGGTGATTCTGAAAACTTAAAAGCAGGACAGATGATATCTGCACGTCAATTAAGAGATGAAAACTCTTTATTACGTAGATCAGATAAAGACTTAGTAGTAGCACGTGATGTTCAACCAGCAACAGCTGAGCAGGTATTACAAGGTATTACAAGAGCGTCATTACAAACAAAATCGTTTATTTCTGCGGCATCGTTCCAGGAAACTACGAAAGTTTTAAATGAAGCTGCTGTTAATGGTAAGATAGATACATTAGAAGGATTAAAAGAGAATGTAATTGTAGGTAAGAGAATACCAGCAGGAACAGGAATGAGAAGCTACGATACACAAATTGTAGGTCCTAAAGATGAAATAGAAAATAGTTTATAA